A DNA window from Bacteroides cellulosilyticus contains the following coding sequences:
- a CDS encoding helix-turn-helix domain-containing protein, whose protein sequence is MEIITFESKAYKELDNKITAIADYIFNHTEAESTNEDEIWVDSYEVCTFLKISEKTLQRLRVAGTIAYSNIRGRYFYKISEVKRMLEERLIKSNKENINDLINNHQLYVKERKNIRKDK, encoded by the coding sequence ATGGAGATAATAACATTCGAGTCAAAAGCCTATAAGGAATTAGACAACAAAATTACCGCTATCGCCGATTATATATTCAATCACACAGAAGCGGAAAGTACTAACGAGGATGAAATTTGGGTGGATAGTTACGAGGTCTGCACATTTTTGAAAATCAGTGAAAAGACACTCCAACGTCTGCGAGTGGCTGGAACTATTGCCTACTCTAATATTCGAGGACGTTACTTCTACAAAATCAGCGAAGTAAAACGGATGCTGGAAGAACGCCTGATAAAAAGCAATAAGGAGAATATTAACGACCTGATAAACAACCACCAGCTATATGTTAAGGAAAGAAAAAATATTAGAAAGGACAAGTAA
- a CDS encoding RteC domain-containing protein, whose amino-acid sequence MKHFLDKIISKINTEIETSCIDSDISPDKAIYMIDFIKPLFEELREFIHQYTFQDENEEISFFKNVKPFILSKLIYFNDIYTLELRKPNGSKEVLKEYYKKKQTTITEFCNANLDFYQYYRSKATHLDRYYFLRGHENYKLCHNCCMFDKDPLFSTCCDHRVAKMLAYDMLEIYLQQRLQDVEKQEIISISRASLPDNPFRWTGTKIAAIELGYAIYAAGVLNDGNADIKEIMTYIEASFKIDLGDYYRTYLAIRERKKDKTSFLTNLINKLLRKMDEDDKL is encoded by the coding sequence ATGAAACATTTTTTAGATAAAATAATATCTAAAATCAATACAGAAATAGAAACATCCTGTATAGATAGTGATATATCTCCTGATAAAGCTATATATATGATTGATTTTATTAAACCATTATTTGAAGAATTAAGAGAGTTTATACATCAATACACTTTTCAAGATGAGAATGAAGAAATATCATTCTTTAAAAACGTTAAGCCGTTTATTCTAAGTAAACTGATATATTTCAATGATATATACACACTTGAATTAAGAAAACCCAATGGTAGCAAAGAGGTTCTTAAAGAGTATTATAAAAAGAAACAAACAACAATAACAGAGTTTTGCAATGCCAATCTTGACTTCTACCAGTATTATCGTTCTAAAGCGACTCACTTAGATAGATATTATTTCCTTAGAGGACATGAAAATTATAAACTATGCCATAACTGTTGTATGTTCGATAAAGACCCACTGTTTTCTACATGTTGTGACCATAGGGTTGCTAAAATGTTGGCTTATGATATGCTGGAAATTTATCTGCAGCAACGATTACAAGATGTCGAAAAACAAGAAATAATAAGTATTAGCCGGGCTTCACTACCGGATAACCCTTTTCGATGGACTGGGACTAAAATTGCTGCTATCGAATTGGGCTATGCCATATATGCTGCCGGAGTTTTGAATGATGGCAACGCTGATATTAAAGAGATTATGACTTATATAGAAGCATCGTTCAAAATAGACTTAGGGGACTATTACCGAACTTATCTTGCAATCAGAGAGAGAAAAAAAGATAAAACATCATTCCTTACTAACCTTATAAATAAGCTGTTGCGCAAAATGGACGAAGACGACAAACTATAA